Genomic DNA from Scatophagus argus isolate fScaArg1 chromosome 15, fScaArg1.pri, whole genome shotgun sequence:
CCTTTGATTCTTATAATCCATTTGTGTGGTGGTTTTGCTGTTTGAATTATATTTGATAAAGGAACTCATACAATAATATGCAGTATTGGATTCTGTTATATTTCTGAGTTTGGCCTCATAACAAACTTGATTTAAGGAGTACAGccgtatttttatttttttttttttgtattgcaaATATCTGTCGAGCCCACACCCATGTGTCCAAAGCTTGATGAGCATTTGACATCACGATTAAAACCtgaatattattgtttttaaatagaaatGTGACTGGtaacaaaaagctaaaaaatttaaaataattaaaagttgGATATTTGCGTAGatgcagatatacagtataGAAGAATAAATAACATTTAGGATAAAGGATATTTTGTGGGATTCAAGCGGTTATAAAGAGGGACACTGTCAAAAGCACGAAGCATCATTCCTGTTGAGTATATTCTCTTTGACAATCGATACGGAGAGAGAATTCATAACATTGTGCTGCAGATTTCCTCCTCAGCAGAGCTAAGAATCAGCTCAAGACAGTCAGCCAAAGAGAAGAGCGGACAGTCTGTGAAGAAAGAGGTGTTTTTCATCTGTTAGTCATTCCACCTGGTACTGTGAGGTGACGCAgccctgtgttttctttcccattACTGAACAGTTTACACATTTGTGCTtccatcctcctcctttcaAATCAAAGCTGTTTCCAAACATCTCTACATTCATTTATGTGCAATTACAAGGCTGAATATTGGGATAGTCCTTATATTGAAccatatatatacacattcaGTTGTGTGTATTATCTGATATACACAAATCATggtaacaaaataaatatttgcattcCATGGAAACATTCACTCACATACAATAGACTGTGACATGAGCCGATAAATCAAATGATTGTAGTGATTAAGTGAGCATTATATGTGTGTATCGACATTACAGATGTGCAAAATCATTACAACTCAATAAGGAGTGGCATGACCACAACTTTAGTATGTATATACAAACCGACATGGAAGCTACATGTTTCTGGGAttacacatttttccttttctttcccacTGTGACAGTGGTTCAacactgtaaacagtgtgaagaGCCTTTGCCAAATGGCTGAGGTGTTTGTAGGCCTGGGCTCCTTCCAGGGAAAAACACAGgggcctgaaaaaaaaaaaaggaggctcCATGTCTCCACCTGTGGTCGGTCTCAGTCACTGCATGGTCAGCCATATCCAGCAGCCCCACAGAAGCTGTTTCATGTGCAGCAGGTAGACAGCCAAAGCAGCCTCCAGCTCCTCACACACTCGCTGTGGGCGCCGGCGGTCCGTGCAGTACATGGCCACGCCCAGGCACGACATCAGCAGGAAGAGGCAAGTGAACAGGGCAAGGTGGGGGCGGGAAGCCGTCGTCTCATAGGCTAGAAACAGAAAACCGAAACCACTTTTTAACAGGTTTGGTTTGTAAATGAGCATTTCAGCTGTCGAATGCACagatctttctctctttgctctggACCCAACAAATGACCTCAAGAAGCAAGTTTTGGTGGAGGATTTCATGTGATTACATACAGTGCACTgccacactgtcacacaaactgtgctgtctgtgttgttaaCAAGGGGGTGAAACTGAGAGGCTTAGCTCTGTTTTGCATGGCAGGCAACAAAATGACTCAGGAGTGCTTAACTTAACAATGAACCTAAATCCCCTTTCTTGATGATTTTCCCCACACACagtggacatttttttctttttaataaaaaagtgTATTGTTGTTGTCACTCTCTCATGCACATTAATATAGTGATTCTCTCACACAGACTTACCACCTAAACAGTCACAGTAAGGAATGTCTGTGAAGCCGACAGAAAAGAGGTCAGTCAGTGGACAAGCGCCAACCTCTGTGATGTGCAGCAGCTACCACCGGGCTGCTATACCCTCATAGACTCCACTATCTCTCTGGAACAGACTCCATGGTGCCTTATTTGCATGCATAATTAATTATGAAATAGTAAATCACTTGCTAATGTTTGGAAGTCTCTTGGCATTGCATTATTTTTAAAGAGCAGCAAATCCCCCAAGGACAATAGTTTACGATGCAATCTCCGgatgttttaatgcattttgttcTTTGCCTTTACTGCTGAGTGCTAAGTGTACAATGCTGTTAAATACGGATTTAATgtcctcttgttctctcttgtTGTATGAACATATTTGATTGTCTGTGTCTGAGCAGGCAGGGCTTGTTGCAAACTGTTTGTCCGTGCTCTCACCATGTACTGTGGTCTCTGGCTCCCTGAACCGAACCCTCCGTTCGCCTTTTCGTCTGTGGCTGAGCTCTGTATCTGACCCATAGATGGGACTTGGCCTCTTTAGAATGGAGGTGGGGACTTTGCTGTTGGTTATCTGCATTAGATAAAGTTTAGGATACCCATAAAAAATCCAAGAACATTTGAGAGACTGGCGGCAAACAGCTGGAAGGCACAATTCCTTTGCAAATAATCTGTTCATATCCAGAGCAGCACCGCTGAAGACGCCTGCAAGTGTTGTCAACGCTACCTTAGGTTTTGATGCGTCCTCCTGTTGGTGGTGGATGTCCTTTCTGTGGCGGACCTCTGAGTGTTTCTCCCGGTGGGAATGAGGAAGACAGTCGACAGTTGAGTCCCTGATggactctgcagcagcaaagcGTTTAgacagtgcagacacacactgacccaGGGAGTCTAGAAAGAGAACCATGACCATACATGAAAAGTGAGCTAGTGCTGCTTCGCACTGGAGTCTTCAGTCTGTTCTAAAGACAGACAACGAGGTGAGGTTGAACATACAAatttaaacatgcaaatgtgtTGGAGAGAAGACACCAGTGTTTACTCTGTCAGCACTGCGCAGAGAACAGCTTAGTAGGTTAAAGTTACAAGTCACTTTTCCTAGtgtgttttgcaaaaaaaaagaaaaaaagaatacatttcAGAACATAGCCCCACTGAACGTTTAATTTTACTTGATCTCATCATTACCTTTGCCCAGAGATTAAGACGAGTGTCaatctcacaaatgctctattgcatgaatgggcaaaaattccctcagaaacacagaatcttgtggaaaagcttcccagaagagtgaaagctgttgcatctgcaaagctgtctgcgtatttagaatgagatgtcattaaagtcccttaGTTTAATagtcccaacacttttgtctacatagcgTAGTTTGTTTAGTCCCAGTTTAAAAGCTTTGCCACTACCACAACACAACATACTATTGTACAACTACAGCTGAAAAGCTATAAGCCAACTTCCAAACGCGTGTAACAGTTTGTTGGCTGAGGGAGGGTGACTGGTATCCAGGGGACAAAGCTCTAATCAGTTAAAGCGTCTCACTGTGGGTCAAAGAGGAATTCTCTGtgtacaatacaaaataaaaggtCAAAGAAAGTGCACAGAGACCGATGTGCTTTCCGATCTgcaacaacaactacaaccgCTCTGTGACCCTGCAGTATTTCACCATTTCCCCAAACACATTTAAGACCACCTGAGGTGAACAACACTGACTGTTGTAAATCTTTGTCTGTGTATGCTGTACACTCCTGTCTTTGTGTAGCAGGCCAGGTTTAGCACCACCGCCTCTGAAAGCTGACTCAACAACAAAACCCTTATCTACGTACTACTTTTAATGCCACAGCAGTCTTCACAGAAATGCAGAGTTCAGAAATGGGCAGAGAGTGTTGCTCCTTCTTAATGCAAGCCAAGCATACATCCTGTACAGCAAAAGAGTGCGTCAGAAAgccatttgttcttttttgatTCGCATAAAAGCACTCCCGTGTCCGACATGgctgaaaatgtttattaattcaacattttcatgagTTAACACGGTTTGAGGGCAAACTGAATTGCTTTAAGCCATGTCCTCAGTGTACAGCGTGCCCTctaaagcagagagaagaatgTGCTCTTGAGATTACCATCGCTGTTCAGCTACTGTTATGCCATGTGTCAGACTAAATGTTAACACGGTTAAATTGTATactgaaagagagaggtgtCACAGCATCATgcaatcacatttgtttttcactgtctgGTAATCTACATAGGGTAAGTGCCTTTGTGGTGACATCGTGTCAGGATGACAGCAGTGTTTACTGTGTCAGTCATAGCAGGCGAGTGCTCACCTGAATATTCAGTCTTGCCGATCTCAGCATAGACGGTGGCCATAAGCTCCAGGCTTCTGGCTGTAATTGGGTGGTCATTACCAAAGGCCCTCTGGTGGATCTTTGTAGCCTGAAAGATGAATGAACATCCAGAATTAGAGGAAGTTACTTAGACCTTTCACTTAAGTAAAAGCAGTAATACCACAGGGTAGAAATACAAGCACAAGCAACAAGTAAAAGTCcttcttttaaaattttaaacacacaaaacttttaacattaaaatagaGCAAAGTGCTTATTATACAGAATGAcccatttcagaataatatatATGATATCAGTGGTTTATAATTAGggatgcattaatgtgttaaTCACCTGAGGTGTGGCTAATTTCATTTACTTCATATACTGTTGGGtaataatttattaaataatATAGGTTTTATATTAATTATCTGAATCCGCAAAGTAAATAGTGACTGATGTTGTCAAATAAATCTAGTGGATTAAAATGTTCAGCATTGGCTTCCAAAATGCAGCATAGTAGAAGCATAACTTAGCATTAAATGTACTTGATGATTATTGCACTTAAGCAAATGTACTTGATGAAATTGACATACCTTGCCGCTGTATTCCAGAGCAAGATGAGGTCTGCAAGGaaggggcaaaaaaaaagacaatggcACCATCAAACTACCACTATTTTTTCTTTGGCACTGGAGTAAAACATTTTGTACCTActgaaaacagaagcagtttcataaaaacagaattgtCTAATGAAATCTACCTCTGCACATTCTTCTTCCATTAaatcacaaatattttcaaaaacaacaacagggcCTGGTCAAACCTAGTGACCCACGCTGCGTTGTCGGGTGAGGGTATCTGTTTCAGTGGAGCACAGCAGCAAGACAAATCTAAACAGGCATGTGCTGTGATTAGACACAGAGCAGCGCTACATGTGCTCAGGCGCCCTcatggaggaagtggaaacGTTCTGTTTCTGCCAGCACTGACTGCCCCTTTCTATTCTCCAGGGTGAATTACAGAAGGCATGGCGCTTACAGGTTGGTTTACTGACTTGTGCCCTTCCACCACTGTTTTGCTTAGTGCTAAGCTACTCGAACTTGATGCGGCACACCAAGGATCTGCCAGCTGCTCTGCTCATATCTGCCCCGGAAAGTCAGCCAAGGACATTCATCACCCTCACACCCTCACGTGTGCCTATAGATGTAGGGCAAGCTCTGTTTAGTGTGACAGATGTCAGCTTCGCTGTTCAAAACCCACACTTCCCTTCAATTAGTAATAGCCAGGTGTCAGTTTGCACTGCTTTAGAAGGTCCTTTTCAGGGGACATCTGATaggcaaagacaaaaaagcactTCACAGGCCCAAAGGACTTCGAACGACATCGGTGAAAGAATCAGGAAGATTTACAACTTCCTGttgacaagaaagaaaactggGGCTTAGGGCTATGGTGGAGGTTTGCAGGAAAAGAGTAAAGAGCAGCAATTACTGCTTAGCGAGAAACCCAGGCCTCTATGTACAGTCATGCACAATCAGTACCATCTCATTTAAGTTTAACCACTGTATGCTCCTTGCATTAATGAAGCACTGAGACCAGCCCTCGGCCGAGCAACCCTTCCACCCCCTGTCACCCTCTCTGGCAATCAGGTTAAATGGCCTAATCCAAACAATGACAACAGAGGCATAGAAAATGGGTACATGCTGTGGTGCTTAACAAAGTACCCCTGCAACAGGAGCCACCAGATCCAGTTAAGGTGTTCCTCCTGTAACACTCACGTAGAGTGTGGTGTCTCTTTTCCCCACATCTACAGGGAAATTCAACTCTTGCTGAAAAGACTCAGAGCTGGACTTTACCTAGATTGAAAAATTTCCATTCCAGAAAGGACGAACGTGTGTACGTGCAAGTGGACACGGATGTGCGTCCATTTTCCGCAAGAGTACAAAAGTGAGAGCATCAATGTCTCTCCTGACCTTTTATACATGACAAATATCTGTGAAAggttaataaaaacaaagataaaagtCATTAATTCCTTTAGGTAGGTCACACAAATCTACCTTTGAAAGTCcattattcatttcagtgatCTTGGAATAAATTATTTATCTCAAGATTATTTCAGTCTAATCTTAAAAGCTAAGGTGAGGGTTTTACTTGATGAACAAATGATGCTtgaagctgctgctcctgcaaTAACACTGACAAATGCAAACGCATTATTTGCTTTGTTACCATTGAATCAACACCATTTTCACTTCCGCTTTTTGATTTAATGAAAGCCCAAATGCGACAGAAATATGTACATAAATATGTGTATTATACAAACAGTATTTTACTCATGTACAATACTGATGATAAAACTGTCTACTGTATTAAAACCATCTTTACACAAGTGAGTTAGCTGATGAGACCACTTTAACTCACAGAACATGTGATGACCCATTAATTATGGCAAAACAGAAGCTTCGGCAGGTCAAAGTTTTACCTACTGTTTGCTCATGATGCAGAGCTGGGCCAGCCGCTCAAGGTGCTGTGCCTGGGAGGCCTGCTCCGAAAGCTCCTCTGGGGTTGTCCATCCTGCAGAGCCCAGCGTAGCCTCCTCCTGAGGccctgttacacacacacagggcatgGAATCACAGTCAGCCTGTCAATAAGCTCAGtattttcttctccttgtctgtctgtccctctctccttGCTGTCCTTTGTTCTCTTTACCTCTCTAACACTTCACAGAGTTTGAAAAAACAAAGCCTAAAAATGCCTGGCTGTCTGGCACTGCTGTCGACCTTAAGCCTGAACAGCAGAGTGGAGCCAACTGAGGACTGGAGACACAAGAGCAGAGATAAGAGCAGGATAGAGTGGATAAGGGAGTCAAACAACACACTAGCCACGCCCACtgggacacacgcacacacacggtgaCAAACCACAAACATACAGTCTGTActgtacacaacacacacttacaatgGTAGCGGTGGTAATGACTTTGGCATCAAATCCATGCCACAAGCAAGTGCAAATATATCTTTACAACAGGATTTCAGTGACAAAACCCCCAAAATGACAATTATGTCAGCTCTCAGTGCAGAAATACCGAGAGGGATGTGTgtgaaaagagtgaaagaaagccTGTGAGCTGCTGCTATAGTGCCAGCTCTGCCCCAGGAGAAGTCCAACATTCAATCTGAGTGAGTGCTGAATCAGAGGCTTCAGTGTTGTATAGCGACACACAGCCCCTAATGAGCGAACGGTGGCCATTTGTCTTCTACTGTGTCTGTGCCCCATCTCCTCGACTGTGCACAGCACGCTACACTGCACTGCTgcctcagcagcagacagagaggaagaggcaggcgtctggagcagcagcaggtgatgaATGGGCGGCCTTGAACAGACTGTGCCCACTTAATCCTCAACCAGGTATATTTTAAACAAGGATGGACTTTAAAACGGGACGTCATTTCATATTGGCTTAGTGAGTCAACAGAAGCATGAGTCAAACAGAGCTTTGGGGATGTTGAATAAAAACACTCTGTCACAATCTATTTATTGTTTGCAGGTCAGTTTGGAGATGCAGGTCACACATAAGTCCTGTTGGAAAGCTTTCATGATTTCCTAACCTGGTGATAAAGTTTAAATACAGGGTTAGAGTTATTTCAGCTGTTGTGAGCAGTGAATCCAACCAAAGTAAATATTCAtcactgttcatttattttttgaaaactTACTTCTCATTGCATGCTGAATTATGTGCTTAATTGTTAAGAAAATTCACACTTTCACATGTTGAGTTGACATGCACGCTGACTTAACTGGAATCACATCATTTAAAagtgcagaacaaaaaaactCCATTTGGCTTATAATTAGAGGGAGACCAGATGACAATTTTTTCCAGCAAGCTGTGGAAATTATAGGAAAAGGGATGaccaaaaaacatgtttaagaACAGAGCAAGTCAAAGCCGATGACATACCATATGATCATATGCTGCACGATATGCATGCAATACCATATATGCACTTTCAGTGTGTTCCCCGAGGTAC
This window encodes:
- the c15h14orf180 gene encoding nutritionally-regulated adipose and cardiac enriched protein homolog isoform X1 — its product is MLNGGREGLFELGQQLQQQGEYQAALHCFLSCLLGLTHVQSFTSLPNCLHQIAELFITEKNYGKALQFIQAEKMFYEVALIELTALQGSTGPQEEATLGSAGWTTPEELSEQASQAQHLERLAQLCIMSKQPHLALEYSGKATKIHQRAFGNDHPITARSLELMATVYAEIGKTEYSDSLGQCVSALSKRFAAAESIRDSTVDCLPHSHREKHSEVRHRKDIHHQQEDASKPKITNSKVPTSILKRPSPIYGSDTELSHRRKGERRVRFREPETTVHAYETTASRPHLALFTCLFLLMSCLGVAMYCTDRRRPQRVCEELEAALAVYLLHMKQLLWGCWIWLTMQ
- the c15h14orf180 gene encoding nutritionally-regulated adipose and cardiac enriched protein homolog isoform X2, which gives rise to MLNGGREGLFELGQQLQQQGEYQAALHCFLSCLLGLTHVQSFTSLPNCLHQIAELFITEKNYGKALQFIQAEKMFYEVALIELTALQGSTGPQEEATLGSAGWTTPEELSEQASQAQHLERLAQLCIMSKQPHLALEYSGKATKIHQRAFGNDHPITARSLELMATVYAEIGKTEYSDSLGQCVSALSKRFAAAESIRDSTVDCLPHSHREKHSEVRHRKDIHHQQEDASKPKPMRRRLPAPTLPCSLASSC